The genomic segment GCCCCCGGCGTCCTTCCCCCCCGGGCGGCGACGGCCATGGTGGGCCTGGGCCTGCCGCTTACCCATGACCTGCACCCGGCAAATGGCGCAGGTGTCGCACTCCACGTCCCAGCTCCACATGGCCACGGCGTTCCACTTCTTCAGCGAGAACATCTTGTCGGGTCCGCCCGCCTTGGAGCCTGAGGAGCCCGGGTGCGAGAGGGGGGCGCCCGGCTCGTCCCCGTCCTCCACGTCGGCCATGGCGGAGGGGCGGGGACGCGACGGCGCCGGTCGAGCGGCAGAGCGGGGCTGCGGCGCCACctgccggccccggccccggccccagccccgggcttGTTGCTCCGAGGAGGCCCCAGGAGGCAGAAAACAGCCCTCAGTGCAAGGGGGAAGCTGTCTCGCAGCCGTGTTTCCAGGAGGTGGAAGGCACCCAAGGCTACCGCCACAGCGCTTATAGCCATAGGGTgactggggaggaaggagctgacTAGAACAGGGAGCCCACAACACCTAAAACGTGCCTGAAACTGCCAAATACGCTCCAGAgattaaagcaatttttctaTTATCTCTGAAATCTCAGTCTTATTATGCAACACTAACCCTTCATCGAAGGGATATGATGCGAGCTACTTCCTAACATCAGAGCAGGACACACTGAACTTAACAGCTTGAATGTGTGAGGGGAcataaaaccagcagaaaataaatgagttgtgagaaactaaaaagccaaaaggaaattttaaaatggccgtttacatttaaaaatggcGTACTCCATACATACTTATACATCTGTATATAAAATACTTACATACACAATTCATAAACATCTTAAAAATTGGACTTTCAAAGTGTAGATAAGAACAAAGCTAAACAACAGACTATTTTATAAGATAATAGGAACTTAGATTCCTCTTCTAACTTTAACATTTGGTTAAAGGTTATGTCCATGCTGGTTTTGGTGGTTGGGCATTGGTTTGCAGAACCAAATTACTCCAGACAATTGCACTTATGTTGCTGGTTAGGGTGAGATCTTAAACGTAACCACTACTGGAAAAGCACCAACATTAGTAGTTATCGCCACTATTCTGTACCAGCAATGGTCGAGTTCTCGATCTACATCAGATTGTGCTGCTAAACTTTAAGAACTAGGCTAGATTACTGCTTACTAACTTGAGAAATTGTTTCTCTccaccacttaaaaaaaaatatgtgccCAGCAGAAATGTTGCTGAGTTGGAggtttcaaaacactttttgtttttgccaatTTTCCTTCAATAACCATGGCTGCTGATTGTCACAGCTAGGGTATATATGATTATACAGGAACAGCAATAAGGATGTATAAGAATATGGTATACAGTACAGAGTCAAAAATGGCTTtaaaggaagggaagggcaaAGATTGCATTTCTTAATACACTTTTACCACTCAAGCTATCATTCCAtcaagaactgtatttttccaaTTATCGGTTATCTTTGTTATTCAGCTCTTACATGGTAAGAGAAATACTTTAATATGTACAAAATTAacctaaattttaaaattgagaaAAGACAATTTAAGATAACCTGGATGTCATGATCGATAATCAAACCCAGATTTTCCATATTTTGAGGAACTACTGAGACCTTATTTATAGAACTCttaattaaaatcagaatgGTTCCTACCTTCAGTTATGCTGAATATAATCAATGATAAAACTCACACTGGTATGATGTTCTAAATACAaacttcttttctgcttttctggtaTAGCAGACAACAACAGAGTTCAAATCCctgagaaggaaagcagctaTTAGTTGTTTTGTGGACCATGCATCACTCTTGGAATGTAATTACTGGTAGTGTAGAAAAGGTGTATGTGGTACATCCATCCAGCTTTGTGCATGCTGCAGAGTAATAAGAAgtgaatagaaataaaaacttttaatatGCACTCTAGAATTCATCTGTTCCCTAACGACAGGAAACATTACAAATGTAGCGCATGGGAGAGTGGCACAAAATACAGCTCTTTCAGCTAATTTTCCCTGTGTACTTTTCCAccatttttatatgcaaataaaaaccaATTATTTCAGATGGGGTAGAGGAAGACTGTATTTGCTTATGTCTAATGTATCTATTTATCTAAATATAGGAAATTGAACTAAGTTCCTTTTAGTTCATCAAGCGATTGTTCAGTTATAGCTGCTAAGCCAACTGCATGTTATAGACTAGGGAAACAACTTGCTTAGCAACTATGACGGGTTGCACATAATAGTAGGTATAAAAATTTGGAATATTGTTTTCTATTATGCAGTTTATAACTAATTAAATTTCTGCAATAATTTTACAGTAAGGATACATTGAGGATTTATTCGATTCTGCTTGTCTCCATGTCGAAGAACACTCATTGAAAGCTCCAAGTGTTTAACACctgatttcaaaacagaagactTCCACAATTACCATAATAGTTTTCCTGTCATACTCTTCAACTCATTTCAAGTGaatatacacatttattttcaccttgCAAGAACATTTTCTATGCATCTTTCTAAAAACACTAATTATTGCAGATTGCTTTGGAACAATGTTCAATGCCTTCTATGGCTTTTGAGAATGAAGAGTCTAGAAATATGAACt from the Cygnus olor isolate bCygOlo1 chromosome 9, bCygOlo1.pri.v2, whole genome shotgun sequence genome contains:
- the RNF7 gene encoding RING-box protein 2 isoform X1, with product MADVEDGDEPGAPLSHPGSSGSKAGGPDKMFSLKKWNAVAMWSWDVECDTCAICRVQVMDACLRCQAENKQEDCVVVWGECNHSFHNCCMSLWVKQNNRCPLCQQDWVVQRIGK
- the RNF7 gene encoding RING-box protein 2 isoform X2 gives rise to the protein MADVEDGDEPGAPLSHPGSSGSKAGGPDKMFSLKKWNAVAMWSWDVECDTCAICRVQMPVLDVKLKTNKKIVLWFGENAIIPSTIAACPCG